In Meleagris gallopavo isolate NT-WF06-2002-E0010 breed Aviagen turkey brand Nicholas breeding stock chromosome 2, Turkey_5.1, whole genome shotgun sequence, the following are encoded in one genomic region:
- the PM20D2 gene encoding peptidase M20 domain-containing protein 2 isoform X2: protein MWLSTSIIKNGGVKPNIIPSYTEMEFYLRAPSMKDLSVLTEKVEDCFKAAALATGCKVEIKGGKNDYYNVLPNKSLQKIYKENGKKLGIEFISEDCILNGLSGSTDFGNVTFVVPGLHPYFYIGSDALNHTEQYTEAAGSQNAQFYALRTAKALAMTALDVIFNPDLLEQVREDFRQMKLKEEGQVNQAETDRKPGAGVGACASR, encoded by the exons GTATTATAAAAAATGGTGGTGTGAAACCTAATATCATTCCTTCTTACACTGAAATGGAGTTTTACTTGCGTGCCCCTTCAATGAAAGATCTTTCTGTTCTGACAGAGAAGGTTGAGGACTGCTTCAAAGCTGCAGCACTGGCCACAGGATGCAAA GTGGAAATAAAAGGGGGTAAAAACGATTACTACAATGTGCTTCCAAATAAAAGCCTGCAGAAGATTTACAAGGAGAATGGAAAGAAGCTTGGAATAGAATTTATATCAGAAGACTGCATTTTGAATGGTTTGTCAG GTTCCACAGATTTTGGAAATGTTACCTTTGTAGTCCCTGGGCTTCATCCTTATTTTTATATTGGTTCTGATGCCTTGAATCATACTGAGCAATACACAGAAGCTGCAG GGTCACAGAACGCCCAGTTCTATGCTTTGCGCACAGCAAAAGCTTTGGCTATGACAGCACTGGATGTCATTTTCAATCCAGATCTACTAGAACAAGTTAGAGAAGACTTCAGACAAATGAAGCTAAAAGAAGAGGGACAAGTAAATCAAGCAGAAACTGACAGAAAGCCTGGTGCTGGTGTAGGAGCATGTGCCTCACGCTAA